In Nocardioides nitrophenolicus, the genomic window TCGCGGGGGAGGTCGGATCAGACGGGGTCACGGGCGTCGAGGAGCTCGTCCCAGTTCGCCTCGGTCCAGCGGCACCAGGACTCGAGCTGTCCCGCGAGGCTCCGGCCGAGCGGCGTCAGCGCGTAGTCGACCGAGCGGCCCTCGGCGCGGCGGCTCACGAAGCCGTCCCGCTCGAGGCGCCGCAGCGAGGTCGTGAGCACCTTCGCGCTGGCCCGGATCGGGACCCGCAGCTCGGAGAACCGGCGCGGGCCGTCCTCGAGGCAGCGGATCACCAGCGGCGCCCACTTGTCGCCCATCCGGAGCGGGACGAGGGTCGACGGGCAGATCTCGTCGAACATGTCGGCTCGCAGCGGCGTCATGGATCCCACTCTAGGTATCCGGGCGGTAACCACACCCGGACCTAGCGTCGCCGTCATGACCGCAACCCCTGCGCAGGACCCGACCAGCAAGAGCATCCTCGTCATCGGCGCCGCCGGCCGCGCCGGACGGACGGCGGTCGCGGAGGCCCGCCGTCGCGGACACCGGGTCACCGCCGTCGTGCGCGACCCGGCGGCGTACGACGCCCCGCGCGGCGTGGAGGTACGCACCGGCGATGTCACCGACCCGGCATCGGTCCGGGCCCTGGCCGCCGGCAAGGACGCCGTGATCGCCGGCGTCTTCGACCAGTCCCGGGACCCGGCTGAGTTCCTGCCGGCCGCGACCCGGGCCCTTCTCGCCGGGGCCCCCGACGCCCGCCTGGTGTGGGTCGGCCTCGCCTCGCTCCTGCCCGACGTCGGCGGGACACCGGTGATGGACCGCGCGGGCTATCCGCAGGCGTACCGCTCCTTCTTCCTCACCCACCTCGCCGCGCTCGACGTGCTCCGGGCCTCCGCCGCCGACTGGGTCGCGGTGAGCCCGAGCGGCGACTTCGACCACACCGGCTCGCCGGTCGGTGGGTACGCCGTCGCGCCGGGCGATGCGGCCGCCCTCATCACCTATGCCGACCACGCGATCGCGCTCGTCGACGAGGCCGTCGCCCCGACGGCGAGCGGGGTGCACCTGGGCGTGGTCGCTCAGGCGCCGGCGAGGTCCTCCGCGTCGATGATCCGGTAGGCGTAGCCCTGCTCGGCCAGGAAGCGCTGCCGGTTCTGCGCGAACTCGGCGTCGACGGTGTCGCGGGCCACGACCGTGTAGAAGTGCGCGACCTTCCGCTCGCCGCCGGGACCCGGGGGACCCGGCCGGAGCAGCCGGCCCAGCCGCTGCGCCTCCTCCTGGCGTGACCCGAAGGACCCCGAGACCTGGATGGCGACCTCGGCGGTCGGCAGGTCGATCGAGAAGTTCGCGACCTTCGACACGACCAGCAGCCCGATCTCGCCCGACCGGAAGGCGTCGAAGAGCCGCTGCCGCTCCTTGACCGTCGTCTGTCCGGTGATGATCGGCGCGTCCAGGGCCTCGCCCAGCTCGGCGAGCTGCTCGAGGTACTGACCGATGACGAGCGTGGGCTGCCCGGCGTGCCGGGTCACCAGGTCCCGGACCACGCCCAGCTTCTCGGGCGTGCACGCGGCCAGCCGGTAGCGCTCCTCGGGGTCCGCCGTCGCGTACGACATCCGTGACGCCTCCGGCAGCGAGACCCGGACCTCGATGCAGTCGGCGGGCGCGATCCAGCCCTGGGCCTCGATGTCCTTCCACGGGGCGTCGTACCGCTTGGGCCCGATCAGCGAGAACACGTCGCCCTCGCGGCCGTCCTCGCGGACCAGGGTCGCGGTCAGCCCGATCCGGCGCCGGGCCTGCAGGTCGGCGGTCATCCGGAAGATCGGCGCCGGGAGGAGGTGCACCTCGTCGTAGACGATCAGGCCCCAGTCGCGCGCGTCGAACAGCTCGAGGTGGGGGTAGACGCCCTTCCGCTTGGTGGTGATGACCTGGTACGTCGCGATGGTGACCGGCCGGATCTCCTTGACGGTGCCGGAGTACTCGCCGATCTCGTCCTCGGTCAGCGAGGTACGCCGGACCAGCTCGTCCTTCCACTGCCGGGCGCTCACGGTGTTGGTGACGAGGATCAGCGTGGTCGCCTGCGCGTGCGCCATCGCGGCCGCGCCGACCAGCGTCTTGCC contains:
- a CDS encoding winged helix-turn-helix transcriptional regulator, yielding MTPLRADMFDEICPSTLVPLRMGDKWAPLVIRCLEDGPRRFSELRVPIRASAKVLTTSLRRLERDGFVSRRAEGRSVDYALTPLGRSLAGQLESWCRWTEANWDELLDARDPV
- a CDS encoding DNA repair helicase XPB, with the protein product MTDGPLIVQSDKSLLLEVDHPQAAECRKAIAPFAELERSPEHIHTYRLTPLGLWNARAAGHDAEQVVDTLLTWSRYPVPHALLVDVAETMARYGRLRLEKHPVHGLVLASSDRPVLEEVLRAKKVAGMLGARLDDDTVAVHPSERGNLKQALLKLGWPAEDYAGYVDGEAHAIALAEDDWTLRDYQRDAAESFWHGGSGVVVLPCGAGKTLVGAAAMAHAQATTLILVTNTVSARQWKDELVRRTSLTEDEIGEYSGTVKEIRPVTIATYQVITTKRKGVYPHLELFDARDWGLIVYDEVHLLPAPIFRMTADLQARRRIGLTATLVREDGREGDVFSLIGPKRYDAPWKDIEAQGWIAPADCIEVRVSLPEASRMSYATADPEERYRLAACTPEKLGVVRDLVTRHAGQPTLVIGQYLEQLAELGEALDAPIITGQTTVKERQRLFDAFRSGEIGLLVVSKVANFSIDLPTAEVAIQVSGSFGSRQEEAQRLGRLLRPGPPGPGGERKVAHFYTVVARDTVDAEFAQNRQRFLAEQGYAYRIIDAEDLAGA
- a CDS encoding NAD(P)-dependent oxidoreductase produces the protein MTATPAQDPTSKSILVIGAAGRAGRTAVAEARRRGHRVTAVVRDPAAYDAPRGVEVRTGDVTDPASVRALAAGKDAVIAGVFDQSRDPAEFLPAATRALLAGAPDARLVWVGLASLLPDVGGTPVMDRAGYPQAYRSFFLTHLAALDVLRASAADWVAVSPSGDFDHTGSPVGGYAVAPGDAAALITYADHAIALVDEAVAPTASGVHLGVVAQAPARSSASMIR